The nucleotide sequence tgataatgtaatttttttacatagaagaatatttgaaaagtataaaaattCTAATACTTACCCATCCTTTGCAATTTCTGTATTAGCAGATAGTTCTGACCACCATCTTTTTATGACTGCTTGAAGCCAGTTCAAACCAACTATCACATATCTGAAAAAACATTTTGTGTAAAAATCATGTTTTCCTACAAAAACAATCTTTATTGATTAAATACATGCCCTTTTATTTACTTTGAATTGTCTTTAATACTTGACAACCTCATCAATGCTAAAGTATTATAGAGTTGCTAATAAAGATACCATTTCAATCTTCTCCAATTGTTTCTCACATAAAAATCTTATCTTCCCAACTAGATTGCCCTTATCTCAgcaaaatactatttttatagTAGGCTATCAATAAATGctgctaaaaattaaaaatgaaattcaaaaataCACTTACTCTTCAAATTTACTTTTAAGTAGTGATTTTACTAGAGGCAACAGATCTACACAGCAGCCTAGTGAAATGCATTGCTTTTCTTCCTGTAAACTAAAATATacatttggttaaaaaaaaacacttgtggAGGTCATGGATTTGACTCttctaaaaaaatattcctttttttacctGCTAGTGAGCACAGGAAGGCAATCTACCACCACTCCAAGATCTTCTATCCTATAGTAGTTAGAGAAACAAAGGTTAGGTAGCTAGGTATTTTCCCATTCAAGTTATCTTCACCTAAATCAGCAATGGTGCTTAACAATTAGTCAGTCCCCACTTAGTTTTTCCACAAAAATCAATAAACcatctatatttttctctttatatatgaGGATCTAAGTTACAGACATGAGGAAGTTCATTCAACATCACACCGTGAGCAAAGTTAAAATTAATGACTGGATTTTTGGTTATCAAATTTGTGCTACACTGAACTCAGAAAGCTAAATGGCTCAATAGACTGAGAAACAGGCCTGgggataagaggtcctgggttaaaatctaacctcagatattttcttagttgtgtgaccttcggcaaattacttaacccccattgcctagcctttaccactcttctgccttgaaccaatacagtattgattctaaactggaaggtaaggatttaacaaataaaaattaagtacAGGGAGTTCAAGTTTTCTGATCAAGCAACATTTTCATGAGCTGAAAAGCTGTTTCTCGACTGCTATCCCTGGATGCTACACTTTAGAAGAAcaagaattgggggggggggggaattacaATTTACCTCACCAAATAGGCTACCAGTTCACTTATACTTCGTTTTCTCCAAAAAGTTAAAGCTACATTCAACCTCAGATTTCTACTGAAAAGGACTTGTGCCATTGTCTCATGATCCTGAGAAACCTGTAGGCAAAGAAACAATATTAGAATTGGAAAGCACTAGAGGTAATATTCAATCCAAacccttatttcacagatgaggaaactataatTCCCAGAGAGTAAAGGGACTGGTCTAAGTAGGTTGCTGGCAGAACCAAAATCAGAATCCAAATCTagagttctttccactgtgctacaaTCCATTAGACTAGgatgtttaaatttttatacCTCCATTGAACTCCACTGAACCAAGAGACAAGTAAAGTATGACAGGAGAGTTGGTTCCTGTGTCTCTATAGAACAGCTCAAATTTTTCACAAGATttgatcttttctctctctccactccctgGTAACTTCCACCTATAAATGTGCTAGTCTAGATTCTGCAGTAGACAAGTAACTGGTTAAATCTATTCTACTTATGCAGgaaataaaagcttttaaaaagtgGCCATAACAATCGTTTCAAATTTACATGATCTAACTATGAGAAGGCTTGACCAACTGCACCATTCAAGAGATTCTATTGACAAAGAATAAGAAGTATTCTGCAGACTGAAAaagcaacaaaagaaaaaatatataatcatgTGAAGTAAAAAATGAATTTGTGGAAATAACTCACCTCAGTAAAAAACCCACTATATTTTGAAGATGGGCTTTCCGTTTGTGAAGAACTAGAATCACTGGCATTAAGTAAAAATGTACGACCATCATGGCGTAATTTTTCAGGCAGGTGGCCTGCACAAGCcagttcattttctttatttgccaTGTCACAGCCCCTGCTTCTAGGGAAGTGTTTTCTTCTATAACAAGGATTTGGAAAATAATGATGAACTTTCTTTCTGTAATATACTTCTTTGTGTGGTTTGTCTGGACTTTTCACAGCGTATCCAACTGTTCTGTAAAAATAATTAGCTCATTtaggtaaaagaaataaaatcttaccttattaaaaatcaaaggtcAAAGAACAATTTTGCAGTAAAATTTTGGTCATTTGATGTCCATCCAACCAAGTACTATATAGTTGGTTGTGCTTATGTCTGGATATTTCTGACATAATTTCAGGCATGAGGAAAGTGAAACATATCACAGAATTGGCTTAAAAGCAATCACTGCTCTTTTATATAATGTAGAATCAAAGGCAGAACTTCAGAATTTAGGACACAAGGAGAAACTCTAAGATTATACTTGTCcaacctcattttaaagataattcaACATGTTTAATAGTCTCCTGCTCTTACCCATCCCCAGTTTTCAAGATTAGTTGCTTCCCAACAATTTTAAAGTCTCTCTTACCTATTTGTATAAGCAGCCAACTGTTTTGGAGATTTCTTACCCTatcaataaaaggagaaaattattgTCACCCAGGAACAATTACAGCTAGATAAATGTTTCTACTAAAGGGACTATGTCAAATAAAGTGAATGAcagtaataaatttaaaattcttctttgtccttattatttggagaagaaaagattacaattctatttttatttagcatttccttAATTATTAATCTCTACACATTTTCCTACTTTTTACTTAGCATCATCTTCAATGATCCAATTGATTTCAATGGTATGTGGTAGGAAATTTGTCAATCTCAACTAATCTATTTTTGTTTAGAATACATTTTAAGTTTTAGAATACACTGTAGGACAGCTAAGTgtttcagtagattgagagccagaggtcctggattcaattctggcctcagacacttcctagctgtgtgactgtgggctaatcacttaactccaattacctaacccttattgACTGCTCTTTTACCTtcgaaccaatacatagtattgattctaagatggaacataagggtttaactaatatatataaaatacatttgcCTCTATCTTTTTCTTCCATAAGAATTTCATTATAATTTAGGAGAAACTATGCCAAGGTTAACAAGCCTTGGCATTGTGCTTAGAGAAAACTTTTGCACTAAATTACTACTCTCTGCTATCATGTAAAAAATTAATCAGAACTTGCCAGCACCACAGAAACTTTAGATTCTATATTTTTCCTGTacgtcttatttatttatttttaaagattttccatgtttacatgattcattttctatccctactctcctccccactcccagagccaacaagcaattctactaggttgtacaaatgttgtcacttgatacccatttccatgtGCACATCTTATCTAAGAAATTTACAAATACATGAGCATACCTCCTTCATGTTCTTATTAGTGAAATGAGAGATCCTTTTTCTAGGAAGATCAATGGAGTGGCCCTCAATATGCAAAAGGTTCCGTTTTCTATCATTGTGAGCTTCAGATGCCATAATCTCTTAAATCCCTGGATgacaaaatttgaaagaaataagtTTTAACTACACATAGTGAAATATTGTCATTATTTCTCTAACataaacatacaaaaataatcccatttcatGTAATGAATTCTGCTTCATTCACAAAGTatattaaattttcttatttacaGAACCTTGAATAGTGAGAACCAAGCAGATGTGACATTTAAACAGTGACACTGAAAAAAGCCAAATTATTAGAACACTGGCAATACATGATAATTAGCTCTAAGCTGTACTGAAGATCGGAAAAgcaaagaagtcaggaagactctctgactctctttgtctctctctctctgtctccacacctccccacccccaccccgtccCCCAAGTTTCAACTTGGAATTTCAATTTCATGCCAGTGAAGTCACAGGTCCTATTAAACATGTAGCAGGAAAGTAAGGTCCAGGCAACAGGAATCTTGCCACCTTTTACAATAAAGTCCTAACATTCATACTTGTAAATGATAGTActatgaagtcatgaaaaattCTGGTCTCAAATGGTTTAATCTTTGAATTAATTCTCCTCAAACTACTCCAACCTATGCTACATGATGCTATTTGATTAATTTTCCTAATGCACAGCTCTATCACACAAGTCACAGGCCTTAAGACTCTATTATCTACCAAATAAAGGCCTAAATGTTGATTTGGCTGCAATTTATCTTCCTTGTTATAACCCTTCATGCAACCTACAAACTAGCCAAGCTAGTTATCTTAAGATATTATCTTAAGTTATCTTCATGTTATCTtgagacattttaatttctacttcCCCACTTCTATACCTTTGttcatattatttccttatttggggtgccctcttttaCCACCATTGCCCATCTTGCCTTAATGAAATCCTTCTCATCCTTCAAGGGCTAAATAAAATCCATATTTTCCATGAACCCTTCTTTGTTATCCTAGTcctgtgttggcgaacctatggcatgtgtgccagagcatgtcagagggggctgcttcctcctttctctccataCATGCCTGAGGATACTTCTCACatgacctgtccctctgcccatcagcccaatgggagcacttcctccctcccctgtctggggtatggcaggggtgggagggggaggggaaggcttGGAGggaggctcacatgtggtgtgagggttgcagtttgggcatttggtctctaaaaggttcatcctCATTGGCCTAATCAAATGTAATCTCCCAGAACTCCCACATTTTATTTGTCTTAATCACTGCActttcattttctactttgtaCTGAAGTTCACCTGTGCAGTCATCTCCCTTATCATACTATGTGCAAGGATCATGTCCTAATCATCATTATCCTCTCACAGAAGGAAGCGCTGCACTTAACACAGAGAATACCCAATCATCATTTAGTGAACATTAACTTCCTTACCCCTTTGACTTCTCCAAATTCAAAATGTGGATTTGGAAAGTAGAGATCTACTACACAGAGATATTGAAATCAAATGGTtgctcaatcaacaagcattttttgagCTCCTAttatatgctaagtgctggagatccAAAGATGTAAGTGATATAAACCCTGAGTTCAcgaagtttatattctactagagAGACAATATCTATATAGGTAGATATAAACTAGACACAGTTCCATTGAgtacaaaaaaaaaccttcaaaaaggAGACAAATGCAAATGGAGGGACCAGGAAAAGCTTCTTCTATAAGAGGTAGCACTTGAACTAAAGAGACCAAGGAGATTCCAGGAAGTGGAAATTTGGAGGGAGTACATTCTAGGTTCCAGGAGttggggggaagaaaggagggaagataaCAGTAAAAAAAGCAATGACAGAGGATCTCTGTTCACCATGTGAAGAACTTAAAGTAGGCCTGTATTGTAAAGAGTGTAGAAGGGAATAATGTATTATAAGAGTAGAATTAAATGACAAACACAAGAATTTATGTTTTATCATAAAGGTAATAAAGGGCTAATGGAGTTTattatgggaaaaaaagaagggagtttTATATGATCATGGTGAGGTCAGACCTATGTTTAAGGAAAAAACATTTTGGTGGCTGTGAAGAGAAAGATGAACTGGAATGGTAAGAGGTATTAGGTATGGGAAACCAAAGAggaaactattaaaataatataagtgTAAGTTATGAAAGCCTGAACTAGGGTAGTAGtaaagtgtgtgtgggggtgggggagtagaAAAAAACAGGATACATGAGAAATGTTGtggcaataaaaatgacaagattcgacaactgattggatgtggGGTTAAAAGTAAGTAAAAAACGACCAAGCTATGAATCTTGGTGATCAGAAACATGGTAGTAGCATGCTATAGTAATAAGTAAGTGCTGGCAAGTTGGAGAAGTGGTGGGGGAAAGgcaataaattctgttttgattatattgaatttaagacaCATATAGCACATTGTTtgaaatggaaatttaatgaatttaaagCAATTTGAGCTGAGACTACAATTAAGCAAAGGCATATtgatatttttactatttttaaattttgccaGTTAAAAATAGTACTTACTATTTTTAAACTGTACTAACATTTGACCCAATTCTCAAATGtagctctttaaatatttattagggattttattaattaatacttTGCTTATAAAATAATGTTTGATTTTCACAAAAGGTGCttgaatatagtaggtgcttaattaacaTTTACTGAATTGGAGTTTAAAGATTATAAATATATcagtagaaaagaaaacaaatgtattAGTAAAAGTCTAGGTCAAAGAAACAAACTTCAATTTACAAAACATCTGAAAAACACAACTAAGCCTAAATGGTAACTTGCATTTAATATAGAAGCCTATCCTCTTAATGGAAGGAATCACCTTTAAGACAATAAAATTTAGAGTGGAAAGGATTTAAGTTCATTTAGtcccattctctcattttatagatgaagaaactggaggaACAAAGGAGTTTACACTTTCCAGAGGTCCTTAGGTATcaagtagcagagctgagattcaaactcaaattcTCTAACCCCAAATCCAGTAATTTTTCCATTACAATGCACTGTTTCTATCAATTTATGTTAAAGTTCATAGAGAGATGGAATTTACTTTAGCATAGCTCAACAGATTTCTGTCATTTACTTGTCCCAACAATATGCCTGAAGGATGCTCATACGTGTTGACAACTCACTCTATtatgttattttttcctaaaagataATGTAGAGCTGGtataaagcaaaataagcaggGTATAGAACATGCTGTCAGACTTTTGAGATGTTAGTTTGGCTGAACTctgcctcttttttattttttgttctaaagGCTGGGTCTCTGGGTAAGGATATTCAGGGAATGGGATACATTGGGAAATatgtgatataaaaaaaatagagaaaaaacatttgaaaaaataatgtgtCTTGTGTTTTTGGGTTATCCATTTGAGCTCTATGggtaaaaatatttcattctttcccttattTAGCTGCATTATTAAATTTTGTGACATGATAGATggaatagtcttttaaaaatcaaataaacagcTCTCATAGTCCATAAGTAACTACagaatagtttttcttttcatgcAAAGTTAAATTATCTAGAGTAATCTAGTAAAAGATAACTGcttagtcatatttttaaaagtttccttGTATGCATTTTTAGGCCTAAGTTCTAAAATGTTTAATTACCCTAAGCTGGCTATCAACAGGCttaatttcctagcccttaattAAATTGATTGAAAATTTTGATCTAAATTTTTTAGATAACATTTTCCCCAAAACCAATCTGTTCAAGGAATAATTTTAGGCTTGAAATATAGTCAATGAACTCATAATGTTGGGTTCAATCGGTATGATCAGGAAAAAGGTGGGAAACAGGATATTTCAGagcaaaatagaaacaaaaatcatattttaataaatacataatcaTATTGTACAGGGAATAATCTTGAAAGTATCATAGAAACCCAACTCATCCCACAAAAACACAAAGTTTGTGTGGAACAGCTTGTGAAACACCATTCTATATAATTTTTAGTATGCCTTTCAGTTGTAAACATAGAATTATAACTACAAGGGACTGAAGAGGACATCTATTATAACTGCTTCATGTTGTAGATGAGAAACCTGAGCCTctgagaggtttagtgacttgcccttaATCACATTATTCTTActatcagaggaagaatttgaacacaTATCTTCTAGTATTGTGTTCACTTCTAGTACTCTTCTAGTATTCTATTCTATTCACAACTCCACAGTACGTCTCATTAACCTACAATTTCTTTAATGACCattgtattattagttttatttgactacattattttgtTATACTTCTCAATGATAAACCTGCAGACCCCAGCTAGGCAACAGGAAATAAACAGATCTCAGCTAAACAACAGGAAACTAACAAACCCCAACCTAGGCATGAGAAAACCAACAGAACAGTAGACAACAACATCCTGCCCCTTATAGGGACATCCAATGAAGTTAATCCAAGTAGCTCACCCTTAAAACTGCCTAATGCTAGAACATCTCATGATTCCCCCACCCAGATGGGACTCCCCAGCCACCTCTACTGACATCAGGCTCCCCCTTGCCATCTCTTTCCTTCATTAGTTTTGCTATATTACCTTACTCTGGTCTCACTGTCTCTTAGATTGAACCTCCATCAGTTGGACTAACACAAAATGGGAGTAATCTGCAAATACAAAAATCTGTAAAACTTTTTAGAAAACTTTATAAACCATTGATACATAGGTAGATCAAAATGAAAAACTCAGCccaaaacaaaagatttttttatttggaaaccTGCTTCTGACAAATGTTTGTCAGTCTTTTAAATTAGTTAAGCAAATAATCAGCTTTATATTAAAAGTCAATCAGCCTAATTTTCTTGAGGTAGAACTTGCTGACTATACCGTTTTCACTTTTGTCTGGTATCTCTGGCCTTAACATAGTAGCTGACATACTCAAAcggatctttgatttcattaatttggACTTTCCCTCCAATAATGCAAACTGCAACCTTTCCATGTATGCCCATCCCATGTAGCTCTGAATGATGTCCTCTGATGGAGAAGTCTGCCAGAGCAGATCCACTCAATGTGCTAGGCAAGGCCTCTTTCTGTACCACCCTAGAGTTAAGaatgttttttgcatttttcaaaa is from Gracilinanus agilis isolate LMUSP501 chromosome 2, AgileGrace, whole genome shotgun sequence and encodes:
- the KATNBL1 gene encoding KATNB1-like protein 1 codes for the protein MASEAHNDRKRNLLHIEGHSIDLPRKRISHFTNKNMKEGKKSPKQLAAYTNRTVGYAVKSPDKPHKEVYYRKKVHHYFPNPCYRRKHFPRSRGCDMANKENELACAGHLPEKLRHDGRTFLLNASDSSSSQTESPSSKYSGFFTEVSQDHETMAQVLFSRNLRLNVALTFWRKRSISELVAYLVRIEDLGVVVDCLPVLTSSLQEEKQCISLGCCVDLLPLVKSLLKSKFEEYVIVGLNWLQAVIKRWWSELSANTEIAKDGNIHILKQQLSGLWKQENHLTSVPGYTGNIAKDVDAYLLQLH